The proteins below come from a single Azospirillum thiophilum genomic window:
- a CDS encoding MarR family winged helix-turn-helix transcriptional regulator, whose amino-acid sequence MSRKTTGTPAASTSDTPSAAPAGRSQTARLADFMCFTIYSANLAYSRVYKPVLERLGVTYPQYLTIITLWEEDRQTVKSLSEKLFLEPSTMTPMLQRLEAMGYVTRMRDDEDERSVRVSLTEAGRQLREKGLGFGELTVKASGLPPDEFRTLQRAVAQLRDNLRQASK is encoded by the coding sequence ATGAGCCGCAAGACCACCGGCACACCCGCCGCCTCCACCTCCGACACGCCATCTGCTGCGCCGGCCGGCAGGTCGCAAACCGCCAGGCTGGCGGATTTCATGTGCTTCACGATCTATTCGGCCAACCTCGCCTATTCGCGGGTCTACAAGCCGGTGCTGGAGCGGCTTGGCGTCACCTATCCCCAGTACCTCACCATCATCACCCTGTGGGAGGAGGATCGACAGACCGTCAAGAGCCTTAGCGAGAAGCTTTTCCTGGAGCCCAGCACCATGACGCCCATGCTGCAACGGCTTGAGGCGATGGGCTATGTCACGCGGATGCGCGACGACGAGGACGAACGGAGCGTCCGTGTCTCTCTGACCGAGGCGGGCCGCCAGCTTCGCGAGAAGGGCTTGGGCTTCGGCGAATTGACGGTGAAGGCTTCCGGACTTCCGCCCGACGAGTTCCGCACCCTCCAGAGAGCGGTCGCCCAATTGCGCGACAACCTCCGGCAGGCCAGCAAATGA
- the maiA gene encoding maleylacetoacetate isomerase: MKLFEDRISSAVARVRIALALKAVEVESVPTSILGAEPRSRSADYLAVNPQGLVPALLTDDGVLITQSLAIVEYLDEWFPEPALLPADPAERALARSVALSIASDIHPLLPPRVAKRLGTIPGADSMTAMEWNRHWIQEGLTAIEALLSRQPERLFAVGNAPSVADIVLFPQAINAERAGISLERWPRIAAVISSLRTIPAFAANAPVPRSADHRGPRR, from the coding sequence ATGAAGCTGTTCGAAGACCGGATCTCCTCCGCCGTCGCCCGTGTGCGGATCGCGCTGGCCCTGAAGGCAGTGGAGGTCGAAAGCGTACCGACTTCCATTCTCGGTGCGGAACCGCGCAGCCGGAGCGCCGATTACCTTGCGGTCAATCCGCAGGGCCTCGTGCCGGCGCTTCTGACCGATGACGGCGTGTTGATCACGCAATCGCTGGCAATCGTCGAGTATCTCGACGAGTGGTTTCCCGAACCGGCGCTTTTGCCGGCCGATCCGGCCGAGCGCGCGCTCGCCCGGTCAGTAGCCCTTTCCATCGCATCGGACATCCACCCCCTTTTGCCGCCCCGCGTGGCGAAGCGGCTGGGCACCATTCCGGGCGCCGATTCCATGACCGCTATGGAATGGAACCGTCACTGGATACAGGAAGGATTGACTGCGATCGAAGCTCTGTTGTCCCGGCAGCCGGAGAGACTGTTCGCCGTTGGGAACGCTCCGTCGGTCGCCGATATCGTACTTTTTCCGCAAGCCATCAACGCAGAGCGGGCGGGAATTTCCCTTGAGCGGTGGCCGCGCATCGCTGCCGTAATCTCGTCCTTGCGCACCATTCCCGCATTTGCAGCCAACGCGCCGGTGCCTCGGTCGGCAGATCATCGCGGACCGCGGCGGTGA
- a CDS encoding SDR family oxidoreductase yields the protein MTDPRLFVFGLGYSAGVFADTLRADGWRVAATCRSEAKKAELEARGIEAFLFDRGRPLADAGAALAGTTHLLVSVPPDAKGDPVLDQHAGDLADLRTLDWAGYLSTTGVYGDTKGEWVGEAAWLRPTGERQKRRVEAERGWLNLYRHYGVPMHLFRLAGIYGPGRSAIDSVRDGTAKRVDKPGQVFCRIHVADIAATLRASMARPTLGAVYNVADDLPGPSHEVVEYACRLLGLEPPPLVPFDQADLSPMAASFYADSRRVKNDRIKRQLGVTLAYPDFRAGLEAQLAAGL from the coding sequence ATGACCGATCCCCGCCTGTTCGTGTTCGGCCTCGGCTACAGCGCCGGCGTCTTCGCCGATACGCTGCGTGCCGACGGCTGGCGCGTCGCCGCCACCTGCCGCAGCGAGGCCAAGAAGGCGGAGCTGGAGGCCCGGGGAATCGAGGCCTTCCTGTTCGACCGCGGCCGGCCGCTGGCCGACGCGGGGGCGGCGCTCGCCGGCACCACCCACCTGCTGGTCAGCGTGCCGCCGGATGCGAAGGGCGACCCGGTGCTGGACCAGCATGCCGGTGACCTCGCCGATCTGCGCACGCTGGACTGGGCCGGCTATCTGTCCACCACCGGGGTCTATGGCGACACCAAGGGCGAATGGGTCGGCGAGGCGGCATGGCTGAGACCGACCGGCGAGCGCCAGAAGCGCCGGGTGGAGGCCGAACGCGGCTGGCTGAACCTCTACCGCCACTATGGCGTGCCGATGCACCTGTTCCGGCTGGCCGGAATCTATGGTCCCGGCCGCAGCGCCATCGATTCCGTCCGCGACGGCACCGCCAAGCGGGTCGACAAGCCGGGTCAGGTCTTCTGCCGCATCCATGTGGCCGACATCGCCGCGACGCTGCGCGCCTCCATGGCCCGGCCGACGCTGGGCGCGGTCTACAATGTCGCCGACGATCTGCCCGGCCCGTCGCACGAAGTGGTGGAGTATGCCTGCCGCCTGCTGGGGCTGGAGCCGCCTCCGCTGGTCCCCTTCGATCAGGCGGACCTGTCGCCGATGGCCGCCAGCTTCTACGCCGACTCCCGCCGGGTAAAGAACGACCGCATCAAGCGGCAGCTTGGCGTCACCCTGGCCTATCCCGACTTCCGTGCCGGGCTGGAGGCGCAACTGGCGGCGGGGCTATAG
- the trxA gene encoding thioredoxin TrxA, with translation MSTTIKVTDDSFEQDVLKASGPVLVDFWAEWCGPCKMIAPALDELAGEYEGKVTVAKLNIDENPDTPGKYGVRGIPTLMLFKDGSVAATKIGALPKGALFQWVDSAL, from the coding sequence ATGAGCACCACCATCAAGGTTACCGACGACAGCTTCGAGCAGGACGTCCTGAAGGCCAGCGGCCCGGTCCTGGTCGATTTCTGGGCGGAATGGTGCGGCCCCTGCAAGATGATCGCCCCGGCGCTCGACGAGCTGGCCGGCGAGTATGAGGGTAAGGTCACCGTCGCCAAGCTGAACATCGACGAGAACCCGGACACCCCCGGCAAGTACGGCGTGCGCGGCATCCCGACCCTGATGCTGTTCAAGGACGGCAGCGTCGCCGCCACCAAGATCGGCGCCCTGCCGAAGGGTGCGCTGTTCCAGTGGGTCGACTCGGCGCTGTAA
- the recF gene encoding DNA replication/repair protein RecF (All proteins in this family for which functions are known are DNA-binding proteins that assist the filamentation of RecA onto DNA for the initiation of recombination or recombinational repair.), which yields MTLTRFRGYDSARLEPDRRPIALIGPNGAGKTNLLEAVSFLAPGRGLRGARLAEVERLGSPPGSGWAVAATLDTPMGSVEIGTGREPHGKERTSDRDRRLVRIDGHPAKGQTALADHVAMVWLTPQMDRLFIEGASGRRRFLDRLVFGFDPAHAGRLSRYEHALRERARLLRDGRFDEGWLGALEDQMATTGIAVAAARREVVQRLRAACARSVGPFPGAGLAVDGTVERWLDEGPALAAEDALRQSLRTGRRADADAGGATVGPHKSDLAVSHVPKDMPAAFCSTGEQKALLIAIVLANARLLAAERGAAPILLLDEVAAHLDPERRAALFGEILALGAQAWMTGTDDGVFDPLGDDARRFRIEDARIRPG from the coding sequence ATGACGTTGACCCGCTTCCGCGGCTATGACTCCGCCCGGCTGGAACCCGACCGCCGCCCCATCGCCCTGATCGGCCCGAACGGCGCCGGCAAGACCAACCTTCTCGAAGCCGTCAGCTTCCTCGCCCCCGGCCGCGGCCTGCGCGGCGCCCGTCTGGCCGAAGTGGAGCGGCTGGGCTCGCCCCCCGGTTCCGGCTGGGCGGTGGCGGCGACGCTCGACACCCCGATGGGATCGGTGGAGATCGGCACCGGCCGCGAGCCCCATGGCAAGGAGCGCACGTCCGACCGCGACCGCCGGCTGGTCCGCATCGACGGCCATCCGGCCAAGGGTCAGACCGCGCTGGCCGATCATGTCGCCATGGTCTGGCTGACCCCGCAGATGGACCGCCTGTTCATCGAGGGGGCGAGCGGACGGCGCCGTTTCCTCGACCGGCTGGTCTTCGGATTCGACCCGGCCCATGCCGGCCGGCTGTCGCGCTACGAGCATGCACTGCGCGAGCGCGCCCGGCTGCTGCGCGACGGCCGTTTCGACGAAGGCTGGCTGGGAGCGCTGGAGGATCAGATGGCGACCACCGGCATCGCCGTCGCCGCCGCAAGGCGCGAGGTCGTGCAGCGGTTGCGCGCCGCCTGCGCCCGCTCGGTCGGCCCCTTCCCCGGCGCCGGCCTCGCCGTCGACGGCACGGTAGAGCGCTGGCTCGACGAAGGCCCGGCGCTGGCAGCCGAGGATGCGCTGCGCCAATCGCTGCGGACCGGCCGCCGCGCCGATGCCGACGCCGGCGGCGCCACGGTGGGACCGCACAAGAGCGACCTCGCCGTCAGCCATGTGCCCAAGGACATGCCGGCCGCCTTCTGCTCCACCGGCGAACAGAAAGCGCTGCTGATCGCCATCGTCCTGGCCAACGCCCGCCTGCTGGCGGCCGAACGCGGCGCCGCACCGATCCTGCTGCTGGACGAGGTTGCGGCCCATCTGGACCCCGAGCGGCGCGCGGCGCTGTTCGGCGAAATCCTGGCTTTGGGCGCCCAGGCCTGGATGACCGGCACCGATGACGGCGTTTTCGACCCCCTTGGCGACGATGCCCGGCGCTTCCGTATCGAGGATGCCCGTATCCGCCCCGGCTAG
- a CDS encoding cytochrome c biogenesis protein DipZ, whose amino-acid sequence MILFLVSFLAGALTIVSPCILPVVPFVFSRVGQPLFRSVLPMLFGMVASFAGVAALSAVGGGWAVEANGAGRAAAIALMAVFGWTLLSPRAAAVLSRPLVAAGNRLSGRAGVAGSLLLGVATGLLWTPCAGPILGLVLTGAALHGASLQTTLLLMAYAAGAATSLTLALLAGGRVLAAMKRSLAVGERLRQGLGIAVLASVGVIALGFDTGVLARLSYAGTSGVEQSLIDRFAPAAAGASGAPEKSGTGLVLADARQVYRSSLPVEGLLPSLDGATDWLNSKPLTTEELRGKVVLIDFWTYSCINCIRTLPYLRAWAEKYRDQGLVVVGVHAPEFAFEKQIGNVQKALRDFAIPYPVAIDNDFRIWRAFGNSYWPAFYIADATGRIRHHQFGEGGYEQTERVIQDLLAEAAGGQGSEGLVGEGRLVSPEGQGVQAPADLDDIRSGETYVGYRQAANFASPERDGIDRSQDYTVGTLRLNRWGLSGNWTVGAEQARLNRAGGAIVYRFRARDLHLILGPAQDGKPVHFQVTVDGMAPGPDHGTDTDAEGYGTVSETKLYQLVRQAGAVRERTFEVRFLDPGVDAYAFTFG is encoded by the coding sequence ATGATCCTCTTTCTCGTCTCCTTCCTGGCGGGCGCCCTGACCATCGTCAGCCCCTGCATCCTGCCGGTCGTGCCCTTCGTCTTTTCACGGGTGGGGCAGCCGCTGTTCCGCAGCGTCCTGCCGATGCTGTTCGGCATGGTGGCCAGCTTCGCCGGGGTCGCCGCGCTGTCCGCCGTGGGCGGAGGCTGGGCGGTGGAAGCGAACGGAGCCGGGCGGGCCGCCGCCATCGCGCTGATGGCCGTGTTCGGGTGGACGCTCCTGTCGCCCCGCGCCGCGGCGGTGCTCAGCCGTCCGCTGGTCGCCGCCGGCAACCGGCTGTCCGGTCGGGCCGGTGTAGCCGGGTCGCTCCTGCTGGGCGTTGCCACCGGTCTGCTCTGGACACCCTGCGCCGGGCCGATCCTCGGGCTGGTCCTGACTGGTGCTGCGCTACACGGCGCCAGCCTGCAAACCACCTTGCTGCTGATGGCCTATGCGGCCGGAGCGGCGACATCCCTGACGCTCGCCCTTCTTGCCGGCGGCCGGGTGCTGGCGGCGATGAAGCGGTCGCTCGCCGTCGGGGAGCGTCTCCGCCAGGGGCTCGGCATCGCTGTCCTCGCGAGTGTCGGCGTCATCGCCCTGGGGTTCGACACGGGGGTGCTGGCCCGCCTGTCCTATGCCGGCACGTCAGGCGTCGAACAGTCGCTGATCGACCGGTTCGCTCCTGCCGCTGCCGGAGCGTCGGGTGCGCCGGAGAAGTCCGGGACGGGCCTGGTGCTTGCCGATGCCCGGCAGGTCTACCGCAGCAGCTTGCCAGTCGAGGGCCTTCTCCCTTCCTTGGACGGTGCAACGGACTGGCTGAACTCAAAGCCGCTCACCACGGAGGAACTGCGTGGAAAGGTCGTCCTGATCGATTTCTGGACCTACTCCTGCATCAACTGCATCCGGACACTGCCGTACCTGCGGGCATGGGCGGAGAAGTACAGAGACCAGGGGCTGGTGGTGGTCGGTGTCCATGCCCCGGAGTTCGCCTTCGAAAAGCAGATCGGGAACGTGCAGAAGGCGCTGCGGGATTTTGCCATTCCCTACCCGGTGGCGATCGACAATGACTTTCGCATCTGGCGGGCGTTCGGCAACAGCTATTGGCCAGCCTTCTATATCGCCGATGCCACCGGCCGGATCCGTCATCACCAGTTCGGCGAGGGCGGGTATGAGCAAACCGAACGGGTCATCCAGGACTTGCTGGCAGAGGCCGCTGGGGGCCAAGGCAGCGAGGGTCTAGTCGGCGAGGGCCGGCTGGTCAGTCCGGAGGGGCAGGGCGTCCAGGCGCCCGCCGACCTCGACGACATTCGTTCCGGCGAAACCTATGTCGGCTACCGGCAGGCTGCGAACTTCGCGTCGCCGGAACGGGATGGCATCGACCGATCGCAGGACTATACCGTCGGTACGCTGCGGCTCAACCGCTGGGGGCTTTCCGGCAACTGGACGGTCGGGGCCGAGCAGGCCCGGCTGAACCGGGCGGGCGGGGCGATCGTCTACCGCTTCCGGGCGCGTGACCTGCACCTCATCCTCGGCCCCGCCCAGGACGGCAAGCCGGTCCACTTCCAGGTCACAGTCGACGGCATGGCACCAGGACCGGATCACGGAACGGACACGGACGCCGAGGGCTACGGCACCGTTTCGGAAACCAAGCTCTATCAGCTGGTGCGGCAGGCCGGCGCGGTGCGGGAACGGACCTTCGAGGTCCGCTTTCTCGATCCCGGAGTCGACGCCTATGCCTTCACCTTCGGCTGA
- the gyrB gene encoding DNA topoisomerase (ATP-hydrolyzing) subunit B, with protein MAQEALKNDLPQSEPQQADYGAESITVLRGLDAVRKRPGMYIGDTDDGSGLHHMVYEVVDNAIDEALAGYCDKVEVLLNADGSVTVRDNGRGIPTDIHSEEGVSAAEVVMTQLHAGGKFNQNSYKVSGGLHGVGVSVVNALSETLDLRIWRAGRTWTMRFRHGVAEAPLADVGPAPMVPEKGKELSGTEVTFMPSTETFTNIEFDYATLEHRLRELAFLNSGVRLVLTDARGVEPKVQDLHYEGGLEAFVSWLDRSKVPLHKPSITLKNERPTEHGGVVTVECALQWNDSYHETTLCFTNNIPQKDGGTHLAGFRAALTRAINNYATESGIAKKEKVNLSGDDAREGLTCVLSVKVPDPKFSSQTKDKLVSSEVRPVVEAVVGEALAQYFEEHPADARRVVQKVVEAAAAREAARKARELTRRKGALDMASLPGKLADCQERDPAASELFIVEGDSAGGSAKQGRSRQFQAILPLRGKILNVERARFDKMLGSAEIGTLIAALGTGIGRDEFNADKTRYHKIIIMTDADVDGSHIRTLLLTFFFRQMPDLIERGYLYIAQPPLYRIKRGNARERYLKDDKALEEYLVEAALGDLSVQLSDGTLLIGDQLSGLVEQARTARPAIDTLSRKVGHALVVEQAAVAGALAATLADDKAAAQSAAQAVAERMNLMDADGGWRGEALPQGGYAVIRARRGVTHRHLFDVDLLKSGEARRLDGLAADLKRVFGTAGKAFEKQKETRALTGPVVLFDTVMELGRRGVTIQRYKGLGEMNPDQLWETTLDPTKRSLLQVRVNHADQAEEVFSTLMGDIVEPRREFIQDNALKVSNLDV; from the coding sequence ATGGCACAGGAAGCACTGAAGAACGACCTCCCGCAGTCGGAGCCCCAACAGGCGGACTACGGGGCGGAGTCGATCACCGTTCTGCGCGGGCTCGACGCCGTGCGCAAACGCCCCGGCATGTATATCGGCGACACCGACGACGGGTCCGGTCTGCACCACATGGTGTATGAGGTGGTCGACAACGCCATCGACGAGGCGCTGGCCGGCTATTGCGACAAGGTCGAGGTTCTGCTGAATGCCGACGGATCGGTCACGGTGCGCGACAACGGCCGCGGCATCCCGACCGACATCCATTCCGAAGAAGGCGTCTCGGCGGCCGAGGTCGTGATGACCCAGCTGCATGCCGGCGGCAAGTTCAACCAGAACAGCTACAAGGTCTCCGGCGGCCTGCATGGCGTCGGCGTGTCGGTGGTGAACGCCCTGTCCGAAACGCTGGATCTGCGCATCTGGCGTGCCGGCCGCACCTGGACCATGCGTTTCCGCCACGGCGTCGCCGAGGCGCCGCTGGCCGATGTCGGCCCGGCCCCGATGGTGCCGGAAAAGGGCAAGGAGCTGTCGGGCACCGAAGTCACCTTCATGCCCTCGACGGAGACCTTCACCAACATCGAGTTCGACTACGCCACGCTGGAACACCGGCTGCGCGAGCTGGCCTTCCTCAACTCCGGCGTCCGCCTGGTGCTGACCGATGCGCGCGGGGTGGAGCCGAAGGTGCAGGACCTGCATTACGAAGGCGGCCTGGAAGCCTTCGTATCGTGGCTCGACCGTTCCAAGGTGCCGCTGCACAAGCCGTCGATCACCCTGAAGAACGAGCGTCCGACCGAACATGGCGGCGTGGTGACGGTGGAATGCGCGCTACAGTGGAACGACAGCTACCACGAGACGACGCTCTGCTTCACCAACAACATCCCGCAGAAGGACGGCGGCACCCACCTCGCCGGCTTCCGCGCCGCGCTGACCCGCGCGATCAACAACTATGCCACCGAATCCGGCATCGCCAAGAAGGAGAAGGTCAACCTGTCGGGCGACGATGCCCGTGAAGGACTGACCTGCGTCCTGTCGGTAAAGGTTCCGGATCCGAAATTCTCCAGCCAGACCAAGGACAAGCTTGTATCGAGCGAAGTCCGCCCCGTCGTCGAGGCGGTGGTGGGCGAGGCGCTGGCCCAGTATTTCGAGGAGCATCCGGCAGACGCGCGGCGCGTCGTCCAAAAGGTGGTCGAGGCCGCCGCTGCCCGCGAGGCCGCCCGAAAGGCGCGCGAGCTGACCCGACGCAAGGGCGCGCTCGACATGGCGTCGCTGCCCGGTAAGCTGGCCGACTGCCAGGAACGCGATCCGGCGGCGTCGGAGCTCTTCATCGTCGAGGGCGACTCGGCCGGCGGCTCGGCCAAGCAGGGCCGCTCGCGCCAATTCCAGGCCATCCTGCCGCTCCGCGGCAAGATCCTGAACGTAGAGCGTGCGCGTTTCGACAAGATGCTCGGCTCGGCGGAGATCGGCACGCTGATCGCGGCGCTGGGCACCGGCATCGGCCGCGACGAGTTCAATGCCGACAAGACGCGCTACCACAAGATCATCATCATGACCGACGCGGACGTGGACGGCAGCCACATCCGCACCCTGCTGCTGACCTTCTTCTTCCGGCAGATGCCCGACCTGATCGAGCGCGGCTATCTCTACATCGCCCAGCCGCCGCTTTACCGCATCAAGCGCGGCAACGCCAGGGAACGGTATCTGAAGGACGACAAGGCGCTGGAGGAGTATCTGGTGGAGGCCGCGCTCGGCGATCTGTCGGTCCAGTTGTCCGACGGTACGCTGCTGATCGGTGACCAGCTGTCCGGTCTGGTCGAGCAGGCCCGAACCGCACGGCCGGCGATCGACACGCTGTCGCGCAAGGTCGGCCACGCCCTGGTGGTGGAACAGGCGGCGGTCGCCGGCGCACTTGCCGCCACGCTTGCCGACGACAAGGCCGCCGCGCAGAGCGCCGCGCAGGCGGTCGCCGAACGGATGAACCTGATGGATGCCGACGGTGGTTGGCGCGGCGAGGCCCTGCCGCAGGGCGGTTATGCCGTCATCCGCGCCCGGCGTGGCGTCACCCACCGTCACCTGTTCGACGTCGACCTGCTGAAGAGTGGCGAGGCCCGCCGGCTGGACGGGCTGGCCGCCGACCTGAAGCGGGTGTTCGGTACCGCAGGCAAGGCCTTCGAGAAGCAGAAGGAAACCCGCGCATTGACCGGTCCAGTCGTGTTGTTCGACACGGTGATGGAACTGGGGCGCCGCGGCGTCACCATCCAGCGCTACAAGGGTCTGGGCGAGATGAACCCCGACCAGCTGTGGGAGACCACGCTGGACCCGACCAAGCGTTCGCTGCTGCAAGTCCGGGTCAACCACGCCGATCAGGCGGAGGAGGTGTTCTCCACCCTGATGGGCGACATCGTCGAACCGCGGCGCGAGTTCATCCAGGACAACGCGCTGAAGGTGTCGAACCTGGACGTTTGA
- the dnaN gene encoding DNA polymerase III subunit beta, whose amino-acid sequence MNITIERAALLRSLGHVQSVVERRNTIPILSNVLLRAGNGELSLAATDMDLEIVETVPASVGRPGGTTAPAHTLFDIVRKLPDGSQVELDIAGEGTILTLRSGRSQFKLSCLPVEDFPQLSSGELKHNFSVAAADLRALIDRTRFAISTEETRYYLNGIYLHAAKSKMGSLETPVLRAVATDGHRLARVEMPLPDGADGIPGVIIPRKTVTEIRKLVDEAADRIELSMSDNKIRFGFDSVVVTSKLIDGTFPDYERVIPVGNDKVMEVDAKLFAAAVDRVATISTEKSRAVKLSLVRGALTLSATSPESGSATEELEVNYAETPLEIGFNSRYLLDITQQIEGEGAQFTLADAASPTIIRDIADSTALYVLMPMRV is encoded by the coding sequence ATGAACATCACCATCGAACGCGCCGCCCTTCTCCGTTCCCTGGGTCACGTGCAGAGTGTGGTCGAGCGGCGGAACACCATTCCGATCCTCTCCAACGTCCTGCTGCGTGCCGGCAACGGCGAGCTGTCGCTGGCCGCCACCGACATGGACCTGGAAATCGTCGAGACGGTTCCGGCCTCGGTCGGGCGTCCCGGCGGCACCACTGCGCCGGCCCACACGCTGTTCGATATCGTCCGCAAGCTGCCCGACGGCAGCCAGGTGGAGTTGGACATCGCCGGTGAGGGCACGATCCTGACGCTGCGCTCCGGCCGGTCGCAGTTCAAGCTGTCCTGCCTGCCGGTGGAGGATTTCCCCCAGCTGTCCAGCGGCGAGCTGAAGCATAATTTCTCGGTCGCCGCCGCCGACCTGCGCGCGCTGATCGACCGCACCCGCTTCGCGATCTCCACCGAGGAGACGCGCTATTATCTGAACGGCATCTACCTGCACGCCGCCAAGAGCAAGATGGGCAGCCTGGAGACGCCGGTCCTGCGCGCGGTCGCCACCGACGGCCACCGCCTAGCCCGGGTCGAGATGCCGCTGCCGGACGGTGCCGACGGCATCCCCGGCGTGATCATCCCGCGCAAGACCGTCACCGAAATCCGCAAGCTGGTGGACGAGGCCGCCGACCGCATCGAGCTGTCGATGTCCGACAACAAGATCCGCTTCGGCTTCGACAGCGTCGTCGTCACCTCCAAGCTGATCGACGGCACCTTCCCCGACTATGAGCGGGTGATTCCGGTCGGCAACGACAAGGTGATGGAGGTCGACGCCAAGCTGTTCGCCGCCGCCGTCGACCGCGTCGCCACCATCTCAACCGAGAAGAGCCGGGCGGTGAAACTGTCGCTCGTCCGCGGCGCCCTGACCCTGTCCGCCACCAGCCCCGAATCCGGCAGCGCCACCGAGGAGCTGGAGGTCAATTACGCCGAGACCCCGCTGGAAATCGGCTTCAACTCCCGCTATCTGCTGGACATCACGCAGCAGATCGAGGGCGAGGGTGCCCAGTTCACGCTGGCCGACGCCGCGTCGCCGACCATCATCCGCGACATTGCCGACTCCACGGCGCTCTACGTCCTGATGCCGATGCGTGTCTGA